The Triticum aestivum cultivar Chinese Spring chromosome 3A, IWGSC CS RefSeq v2.1, whole genome shotgun sequence genome includes a region encoding these proteins:
- the LOC123056953 gene encoding proliferating cell nuclear antigen-like, whose translation MAKGSILQGVLEAILDLVNVANVDCSSKGFSLQALDIEHVVFLSLFFPSEVFRSYRCDEDCSMRIAIADMVDLLRASNDGDIITIKVTDQNFEDITITFESPDKTKTTDMDLQLVDARSHRLKISEWHDMESEYQAIFCMPSAQFMLNCKSLSVIDDDVVIRVNEEVISFSTKGKSGCVNISHVPNKTDKPEKASVTLTHVRGIVSLTLNLRYMKSCAKVSTLCDQVNIGLSPLCDQYKIAEKGYIRYFVAPKITEEEEGKTETEEAEGEEGRQRKKAKKMVKYKIAEKGYIRYFMAPKITEVEEGKTETEEAEGEEGRQRKKAKKR comes from the exons ATGGCGAAGGGAAGCATCTTACAGGGTGTCCTGGAGGCGATCCTCGACCTGGTCAATGTGGCCAACGTCGACTGCTCCAGCAAGGGCTTCTCGCTCCAGGCCCTGGACATCGAACACGTCGTCTTCCTCTCGCTCTTCTTCCCCTCCGAGGTCTTCCGGTCCTACCGCTGCGACGAAGACTGCTCCATGCGCATCGCAATCGCCGACATGGTCGATTTGCTCCGCGCCTCCAACGATGGTGACATCATCACCATCAAGGTCACCGACCAAAACTTCGAAGACATTACCATAACATTCGAGTCGCCCG ACAAGACTAAAACTACGGATATGGATTTGCAGCTTGTGGACGCCAGAAGCCATCGCCTCAAAATCTCGGAATGGCACGATATGGAGTCGGAGTACCAGGCCATTTTCTGCATGCCCTCTGCGCAGTTTATGTTGAACTGCAAGTCCCTCAGCGTCATCGACGACGATG TTGTCATCAGGGTGAATGAGGAGGTCATCAGCTTCTCTACTAAAGGAAAAAGTGGGTGCGTGAACATTTCCCATGTGCCGAACAAAACTGACAAG CCAGAAAAAGCTAGTGTTACCCTTACACATGTGCGAGGGATAGTTTCATTGACCTTGAACCTGAGGTACATGAAGTCCTGCGCCAAGGTGTCTACCCTGTGTGATCAAGTGAATATCGGTCTCTCCCCCCTGTGTGATCAA TACAAAATTGCAGAGAAGGGCTACATCAGATATTTCGTGGCACCAAAGATAACAGAGGAAGAGGAAGGGAAAACAGAGACCGAAGAGGCAGAGGGAGAGGAAGGGaggcaaaggaagaaagcaaaaaaaatggTCAAGTACAAAATTGCAGAGAAGGGCTACATCAGATATTTCATGGCACCAAAGATAACAGAGGTAGAGGAAGGGAAAACAGAGACCGAAGAGGCAGAGGGAGAGGAAGGGaggcaaaggaagaaagcaaaaaAAAGATGA